A stretch of the Bordetella genomosp. 8 genome encodes the following:
- a CDS encoding class I SAM-dependent methyltransferase gives MSNTYEIRPGQSIELLKELHILTRDGKMNQDSRRKLKQVYHLFQFIEPLLKSLKEEGRDISLVDHGAGKSYLGFILYDLFFKDLRDGSHIYGIETREALVSHTRELAQRLGFAGGMSFLNLSVAEATESTELPASVDVVTALHACDTATDDAIRFALRKQARYIVVVPCCQAEVASVLRRNKKSVMGDPLSEIWRHPLHTREFGSQVTNVLRCLQLEAHGYQVSVTELVGWEHSMKNELIIAQHKNSPQRRASERLNAMLERIGLDELKARFFAPAATAGAAAQSS, from the coding sequence ATGTCCAATACCTACGAAATCCGCCCCGGCCAGTCTATCGAGCTGCTGAAGGAGCTCCACATCCTGACGCGCGACGGCAAGATGAACCAGGACAGCCGGCGCAAGCTCAAGCAGGTCTATCACCTGTTCCAGTTCATCGAACCGCTGCTCAAGAGCCTCAAGGAAGAAGGCCGCGATATCTCGCTGGTCGACCACGGCGCGGGCAAGTCCTATCTGGGCTTCATCCTCTACGACCTGTTCTTCAAGGATCTGCGAGACGGCTCGCATATCTACGGCATCGAAACGCGCGAGGCGCTGGTGAGCCATACGCGCGAACTGGCGCAGCGGCTGGGCTTCGCGGGCGGCATGTCCTTCCTGAACCTGTCGGTGGCCGAGGCCACCGAATCGACCGAACTGCCGGCGTCGGTGGATGTGGTGACCGCCCTGCACGCCTGCGACACGGCGACGGACGACGCCATCCGCTTCGCGCTGCGCAAGCAGGCGCGCTATATCGTGGTGGTGCCCTGCTGCCAGGCGGAAGTCGCGTCGGTGCTGCGGCGGAACAAGAAGAGCGTCATGGGCGACCCCCTTTCGGAAATCTGGCGTCATCCGCTGCATACGCGGGAGTTCGGCAGCCAGGTGACCAACGTGCTGCGTTGCCTGCAACTGGAAGCCCATGGCTACCAGGTCAGCGTGACGGAACTGGTCGGCTGGGAGCACTCGATGAAAAACGAGCTGATCATTGCCCAGCACAAGAATTCGCCACAACGGCGGGCAAGCGAACGGCTGAATGCCATGTTGGAGCGCATCGGGTTGGATGAACTGAAAGCGCGCTTCTTCGCGCCGGCCGCCACGGCCGGCGCCGCCGCCCAGTCGTCCTGA
- a CDS encoding DUF1415 domain-containing protein yields the protein MPVSADAAIAATQAWLARAVIGLNLCPFAKAVHVKGQIRYVASAAADATAVATDLEGELRLLAGSDPVSIDTTLLILLSALRDFAEYNDFLTQADRILKRLRLRGVLQIASFHPDYQFADTEPDDIENCTNRSPYPILHLLREDSIARAVDAYPDPDDIYERNQDTMRRLGWEGWRKLMTGE from the coding sequence GTGCCGGTGTCAGCGGATGCCGCCATCGCCGCCACCCAGGCGTGGCTGGCGCGCGCCGTCATCGGTCTGAACCTCTGTCCCTTCGCCAAGGCCGTGCATGTGAAGGGACAGATACGCTATGTCGCCAGCGCGGCCGCCGATGCGACAGCGGTCGCCACCGATCTCGAAGGCGAACTCCGCCTGCTGGCCGGCAGCGATCCTGTAAGCATCGATACGACGCTGCTTATCCTGCTGTCCGCCCTGCGGGATTTCGCCGAGTACAACGATTTCCTGACCCAGGCCGACCGTATCCTCAAGCGACTGCGTCTGCGAGGCGTCCTGCAGATCGCCAGCTTCCACCCGGACTACCAGTTCGCCGACACCGAGCCGGACGATATCGAGAACTGCACGAATCGCTCGCCGTATCCCATCCTGCACCTTCTGCGCGAAGACAGCATTGCGCGGGCCGTGGATGCCTATCCGGATCCTGACGATATCTACGAACGCAATCAGGACACCATGCGCCGCCTGGGATGGGAAGGCTGGCGCAAGCTGATGACGGGCGAATAG
- the purL gene encoding phosphoribosylformylglycinamidine synthase yields MSIVQYLPGSSVLSNFRRERVLAQLKQAGLPVADVSARYEHFVLCDAPLSAADQQRLADLLDYGDPYEGAEPAKAMVLRVIPRLGTISPWASKATDIAHNCGFSSVRRIERGVRYMLTPERGLLGAKSFDDAMLARAAACLHDRMVETVVDAQFDGQALFAAVEGRAMRTVPVLAQGRAALEQANTTLGLALSDDEIEYLAEAFARLERDPTDVELMMFAQANSEHCRHKIFNAQWVIDGQAQDKTLFGMIRATHAAQPGGTVVAYSDNAAIMEGGMAQRFHADAAGTSDDALTYRRRDAVVHTLMKVETHNHPTAIAPFPGASTGAGGEIRDEGATGRGSKPKAGLTGFTVSHLRFDDAPQPWESDHHGLPDRIASPLSIMIDGPLGGAAFNNEFGRPNLLGYFRTFEQTAGGTRWGYHKPIMIAGGLGSIDAGLTHKEKIPPGALLIQLGGPGLRIGMGGGAASSMGVGSNSADLDFDSVQRGNPEIERRAQEVIDRCWQQGGNNPILAIHDVGAGGLSNAFPELVNDAGRGAVFDLKRVPVEESGMSPAEIWSNESQERYVLAIMPDDLARFDEIAKRERCPYAVVGVATEERQLRVVQGEGLPGVDPQGQAAGPVRPVDVPIDVILGKPPRMTRDVQRLPGVAEPLDLAGIELTEAAYRVLRHPTVANKTFLITIGDRNVGGLSSRDQMVGPWQVPVADCAVTLSDYEGFRGEAMAMGERTPIAMINAPASGRMAVAEALTNLAAADVRQVEHIKLSANWMAACGVAGQDAALYDTVSAVSELCQTVGLSIPVGKDSLSMRTSWSQDGEQRQVVSPVSLIVTAFAPVEDARASLTPRLRTDAGDTVLIMIDLGRGLHRMGGSILAQVYNQVGTEAPDIDVPQDLRAFFITIRTLAEAGTLLAYHDRSDGGLFATICEMAFAGHTGVSVNLDMLTFDANSADWGDYKIRPEQVAVQREELTLKALFSEEAGAVIQVPASQRDAVMQVLRGAGLSKFAHVIGGLNNSDEVEFYRDGRKIWGQPRAELGRAWSETSYRIMARRDNPVCAQAEFDVWQDKEDPGFTPLVTFDPQEDVAAPYIATGKRPRVAILREQGCNSQVEMAWAFDTAGFEAVDVHMTDLLTGRVDLRTVNGMVAVGGFSYGDVLGAGEGWARTIRFHNQLADQFAAFFGRQDTFGLGVCNGAQMFAALASMIPGAQAWPRFTRNLSEKYEARLAMVEIAESPSIFFAGMAGTRTPVAVAHGEGYANFARQGDPAKTIVAARFVDNRGAQTETYPYNPNGSPGGITSVTTPDGRFTAIMPHPERVTRNVMMSWAPEKWGERDSGGAFSPWMRAFRNARVWMK; encoded by the coding sequence GTGTCCATCGTTCAGTACCTCCCCGGCTCGTCTGTCCTGTCCAACTTTCGCCGTGAGCGCGTGCTCGCCCAACTGAAACAGGCCGGGCTGCCCGTCGCGGATGTCTCCGCCCGCTACGAGCATTTCGTGCTGTGCGATGCCCCGTTGTCGGCGGCGGACCAGCAAAGGCTGGCCGACCTGCTGGACTACGGCGATCCCTATGAAGGCGCCGAACCCGCCAAGGCCATGGTGCTGCGGGTCATTCCGCGGCTGGGCACGATTTCGCCGTGGGCCAGCAAGGCCACCGATATCGCCCATAACTGCGGGTTTTCCTCCGTACGCCGTATCGAACGCGGCGTGCGCTACATGCTCACGCCGGAGCGCGGGCTGCTCGGCGCCAAGTCCTTCGACGACGCCATGCTGGCGCGCGCGGCCGCCTGCCTGCACGACCGTATGGTGGAAACCGTGGTCGACGCCCAGTTCGATGGCCAGGCCCTCTTCGCCGCGGTGGAAGGCCGTGCCATGCGCACCGTGCCGGTGCTGGCCCAGGGGCGCGCCGCGCTGGAGCAGGCCAATACCACGCTGGGCCTGGCGCTTTCCGACGACGAAATCGAGTACCTGGCGGAAGCCTTCGCCCGGTTGGAGCGCGATCCCACCGACGTCGAGCTCATGATGTTCGCCCAGGCCAATAGCGAGCATTGCCGCCACAAGATTTTCAACGCCCAGTGGGTCATAGACGGCCAGGCGCAGGACAAGACGCTGTTCGGCATGATACGGGCCACGCACGCCGCCCAGCCCGGCGGCACCGTGGTGGCGTATTCCGACAACGCCGCCATCATGGAAGGCGGCATGGCGCAGCGCTTCCACGCGGACGCCGCCGGCACATCGGACGACGCGCTGACGTACCGGCGCCGGGACGCCGTCGTCCATACGCTGATGAAGGTGGAAACGCACAACCATCCCACCGCCATTGCACCGTTCCCTGGCGCATCCACCGGCGCCGGCGGGGAAATCCGCGACGAAGGCGCCACCGGGCGTGGTTCCAAGCCCAAGGCCGGGCTGACGGGTTTCACCGTCTCGCATCTGCGTTTCGACGATGCGCCGCAGCCCTGGGAAAGCGATCATCACGGGCTGCCGGACCGCATCGCCTCGCCGCTGTCCATCATGATCGACGGCCCCTTGGGCGGCGCCGCGTTCAATAACGAATTCGGCCGGCCCAACCTGCTGGGTTACTTCCGGACTTTCGAGCAGACCGCGGGCGGTACGCGCTGGGGATACCACAAGCCCATCATGATCGCCGGCGGCCTGGGCAGTATCGATGCCGGCTTGACCCACAAGGAAAAGATTCCGCCCGGCGCCTTGCTGATCCAGTTGGGCGGCCCCGGCCTGCGTATCGGCATGGGCGGCGGCGCGGCGTCCAGCATGGGCGTCGGCAGCAATAGCGCCGACCTCGATTTCGATTCGGTCCAACGAGGTAACCCGGAAATCGAGCGGCGTGCCCAGGAAGTCATCGACCGCTGCTGGCAGCAGGGCGGCAACAATCCCATTCTGGCCATCCATGACGTCGGCGCTGGCGGCTTGTCCAATGCCTTCCCCGAACTGGTCAACGATGCGGGCCGCGGTGCGGTCTTCGACCTGAAGCGCGTGCCGGTGGAAGAGTCCGGCATGTCGCCGGCCGAGATCTGGAGCAACGAATCGCAGGAACGCTATGTCCTGGCGATCATGCCGGACGACCTGGCCCGCTTCGACGAAATCGCGAAGCGCGAGCGTTGCCCCTACGCGGTGGTCGGCGTGGCCACGGAAGAACGGCAACTGCGTGTGGTGCAGGGCGAAGGCCTGCCGGGCGTCGATCCCCAGGGGCAGGCCGCGGGGCCGGTGCGCCCGGTGGACGTGCCCATCGACGTCATCCTGGGCAAGCCGCCACGCATGACGCGCGACGTCCAGCGCCTGCCCGGCGTTGCCGAGCCGCTGGACCTGGCCGGCATCGAGTTGACCGAAGCTGCCTATCGCGTGTTGCGCCACCCCACCGTGGCCAACAAGACCTTCCTGATCACCATCGGCGACCGCAACGTCGGTGGGCTGTCGTCGCGCGACCAGATGGTCGGTCCCTGGCAGGTGCCCGTCGCCGACTGCGCGGTCACCTTGTCCGACTACGAAGGCTTTCGCGGCGAAGCCATGGCGATGGGCGAACGCACGCCTATCGCCATGATCAACGCGCCCGCGTCGGGCCGCATGGCCGTGGCCGAAGCGCTGACCAATCTGGCGGCGGCCGACGTACGCCAGGTCGAACACATCAAGCTGTCGGCGAACTGGATGGCCGCCTGCGGCGTGGCCGGCCAGGACGCCGCGCTGTACGACACCGTGTCCGCGGTCAGCGAGCTGTGCCAGACGGTCGGCCTGTCCATCCCGGTGGGCAAGGACTCCTTGTCCATGAGGACCTCCTGGTCGCAGGACGGGGAGCAGCGCCAGGTGGTCTCTCCCGTTTCGCTGATCGTCACCGCCTTCGCGCCGGTCGAGGACGCGCGCGCGAGCCTGACGCCGCGCCTGCGCACCGACGCGGGCGATACCGTATTGATCATGATCGATCTTGGCCGCGGCCTGCATCGCATGGGCGGCTCCATCCTGGCGCAGGTGTACAACCAGGTTGGCACGGAAGCGCCGGACATCGATGTGCCGCAGGACCTGCGGGCCTTCTTCATCACCATACGGACGTTGGCCGAGGCCGGCACGCTGCTGGCCTATCACGACCGCTCCGATGGCGGCCTGTTCGCCACGATTTGCGAAATGGCCTTCGCCGGCCATACCGGCGTGTCTGTCAACCTGGACATGCTGACCTTCGATGCCAACTCCGCCGATTGGGGCGATTACAAGATCCGTCCCGAGCAGGTGGCCGTGCAGCGCGAAGAACTCACGCTCAAGGCCTTGTTCTCGGAGGAAGCCGGCGCGGTCATCCAGGTGCCGGCATCCCAGCGCGATGCCGTCATGCAGGTGCTGCGCGGCGCCGGCTTGTCCAAATTCGCCCATGTCATCGGCGGCCTGAACAACAGCGATGAGGTCGAGTTCTATCGCGATGGCCGCAAGATCTGGGGCCAGCCGCGCGCCGAACTGGGCCGCGCGTGGAGCGAGACCAGCTATCGCATCATGGCGCGGCGGGACAACCCTGTCTGCGCGCAGGCCGAATTCGACGTGTGGCAGGACAAGGAAGATCCCGGCTTTACGCCGCTGGTCACCTTCGACCCCCAGGAAGACGTGGCGGCGCCCTACATCGCCACCGGCAAGCGTCCGCGCGTCGCCATCCTGCGCGAGCAGGGCTGCAACAGCCAGGTGGAAATGGCCTGGGCCTTCGACACCGCCGGCTTCGAGGCGGTCGACGTGCACATGACGGACCTGCTCACCGGCCGCGTCGACCTGCGCACCGTCAACGGCATGGTGGCCGTGGGCGGTTTCAGCTATGGCGACGTCCTGGGCGCCGGTGAGGGCTGGGCGCGCACCATCCGCTTCCACAATCAACTGGCCGACCAGTTCGCCGCGTTCTTCGGCCGCCAGGATACCTTCGGCCTGGGCGTGTGCAACGGCGCGCAGATGTTCGCTGCGCTCGCCAGCATGATCCCTGGCGCGCAGGCCTGGCCGCGCTTCACGCGCAACCTGTCGGAAAAGTACGAAGCCCGCCTGGCCATGGTGGAGATCGCCGAATCGCCCTCGATTTTCTTTGCGGGAATGGCGGGTACCCGTACGCCCGTGGCGGTTGCGCATGGCGAAGGCTATGCGAACTTCGCGCGGCAGGGCGATCCGGCCAAGACCATCGTCGCGGCGCGCTTCGTCGACAATCGCGGCGCCCAGACCGAAACCTATCCCTATAACCCCAATGGCAGCCCGGGTGGCATCACCTCGGTTACCACGCCGGACGGGCGCTTCACCGCGATCATGCCGCACCCGGAGCGGGTCACCCGCAACGTCATGATGTCCTGGGCGCCGGAAAAATGGGGCGAGCGCGACAGCGGCGGCGCGTTCAGTCCGTGGATGCGGGCCTTCCGCAATGCCCGTGTCTGGATGAAGTAA
- the guaB gene encoding IMP dehydrogenase codes for MRLIQTALTFDDVLLVPAFSQVLPRDTSLATRLTRNITLNIPLVSAAMDTVTESRLAIAMAQEGGIGIIHKNLTADEQAREVARVKRHEFGIVIDPITVTPQMKVRDAIALQKQHGISGLPVVEGRKVVGIVTNRDLRFETRLDEPLRTIMTPQERLVTMREGATLDEAQHLMHKHRLERVLIVNDAFELRGLATVKDIVKNTAHPQANKDALGQLRVGAAVGVGAGTEERVEKLVAAGVDVIIVDTAHGHSQGVLEGVRWVKKNYPKVDVIGGNIATAEAARALLEYGADGVKVGIGPGSICTTRVVAGVGVPQITAISDVAKALEGTGVPLIADGGIRYSGDVAKALSAGAFACMMGGMFAGTEEAPGEVVLFQGRSYKSYRGMGSLGAMADGSADRYFQDPANNADKLVPEGIEGRVPYKGSVLQIIYQLAGGVRASMGYCGCATIDEMRTKTQFVQITSAGFRESHVHDVQITKEAPNYRAD; via the coding sequence ATGCGTCTCATCCAAACCGCGCTCACCTTCGACGACGTTCTGTTGGTGCCCGCGTTCTCCCAGGTGCTGCCGCGCGACACGTCGCTGGCCACCCGCCTCACTCGCAACATCACCCTGAACATTCCGCTCGTGTCCGCCGCCATGGACACCGTGACGGAGTCGCGCCTGGCGATCGCCATGGCACAGGAAGGCGGGATCGGCATCATCCACAAGAACCTGACGGCGGATGAACAGGCCCGGGAAGTCGCCCGCGTGAAGCGGCACGAATTCGGCATCGTGATCGACCCGATCACCGTGACGCCGCAGATGAAGGTCCGCGACGCGATTGCCCTGCAGAAGCAGCATGGCATCTCCGGCCTGCCGGTGGTGGAAGGGCGCAAGGTGGTCGGCATCGTCACCAACCGCGACCTGCGCTTCGAGACCCGCCTGGACGAACCCCTGCGCACCATCATGACCCCGCAGGAACGCCTGGTGACCATGCGCGAAGGCGCCACGCTGGACGAAGCCCAGCACCTGATGCACAAGCATCGCCTGGAGCGGGTCCTGATCGTCAACGATGCCTTCGAATTGCGTGGCCTGGCCACCGTCAAGGACATCGTCAAGAACACCGCGCATCCGCAAGCCAACAAGGATGCCCTGGGCCAATTGCGCGTCGGCGCCGCTGTCGGCGTGGGCGCGGGCACGGAAGAACGCGTTGAAAAACTGGTCGCCGCCGGCGTCGACGTCATCATCGTCGATACCGCCCACGGCCATTCCCAGGGCGTGCTGGAAGGCGTGCGCTGGGTCAAGAAGAACTACCCCAAGGTCGACGTCATCGGCGGCAATATCGCCACCGCGGAAGCCGCCCGCGCCTTGCTGGAATACGGCGCCGACGGCGTCAAGGTCGGCATCGGCCCGGGCTCCATCTGCACAACGCGCGTCGTTGCCGGCGTGGGCGTGCCGCAGATCACCGCCATTTCCGACGTCGCCAAGGCGCTGGAAGGCACGGGCGTCCCGCTGATCGCCGATGGCGGCATCCGCTACTCTGGCGACGTCGCCAAGGCCCTGTCGGCCGGCGCTTTCGCTTGCATGATGGGTGGCATGTTTGCCGGCACCGAAGAAGCCCCGGGCGAAGTGGTCCTGTTCCAGGGCCGTTCGTACAAGTCGTATCGTGGCATGGGCAGCCTGGGGGCGATGGCGGATGGCTCGGCCGACCGCTACTTCCAGGATCCCGCCAACAACGCCGACAAGCTGGTGCCGGAAGGTATCGAAGGCCGCGTCCCGTACAAGGGCAGCGTGCTGCAGATCATCTACCAACTGGCCGGCGGCGTGCGTGCCTCCATGGGTTATTGCGGCTGCGCCACCATCGACGAGATGCGCACCAAGACCCAATTCGTGCAGATCACGTCCGCGGGTTTCCGCGAATCGCACGTCCACGACGTGCAGATCACCAAGGAAGCGCCGAACTACCGCGCCGATTGA
- the fusA gene encoding elongation factor G: MPRKTPIENYRNIGISAHIDAGKTTTTERILFYTGVNHKIGEVHDGAATMDWMEQEQERGITITSAATTAFWRGMAGNYPEHRINIIDTPGHVDFTIEVERSMRVLDGACMVYDSVGGVQPQSETVWRQVNKYKVPRIAFVNKMDRVGADFFRVQRQIGERLKGVAVPIQIPVGAEDHFQGVIDLVKMQAIIWDDASQGVKFQYADIPAELREQAQEWHDKMVEAAAEANETLLDKYLGGETLTEDEIKQGLRSRTIANEIVPMLCGSAFKNKGVQAMLDAVIDYLPSPVDVPAIKGHDDHDKEIERHPADDEKFSALAFKIMTDPFVGQLVFFRVYSGVVNSGDTVLVSSKGKKERLGRLLQMHANERKEIKEVRAGDIAAAVGLKDVTTGDTLCDPAQAIVLEKMIFPEPVISQAVEPKTQADQEKMGVALNRLAQEDPSFRVHTDEESGQTIISGMGELHLEILIDRMKREFGVEATVGKPQVAYRETVRATATDVEGKFVKQSGGRGQYGHAVITLAPNEPGKGYEFVDAIKGGVIPREYIPAVDKGIQDTLKSGILAGYPVVDVKVTLTFGSYHDVDSNENAFRMAGSMAFKEAMRRAKPVLLEPMMHVEVETPEDFMGNVMGDLSSRRGMVQGMDDIAGGGGKLVRAEVPLSEMFGYSTTLRSLSQGRATYTMEFKHYAEVPRQIAEEVMASKGGK; encoded by the coding sequence GTGCCTCGCAAGACCCCCATCGAGAATTACCGCAACATCGGTATCAGCGCGCACATCGACGCTGGCAAGACCACGACCACCGAGCGCATTCTTTTCTATACCGGGGTGAACCACAAAATTGGCGAGGTGCACGACGGCGCCGCCACCATGGACTGGATGGAGCAGGAGCAGGAGCGCGGCATCACGATCACGTCGGCCGCGACGACCGCCTTCTGGCGTGGCATGGCCGGCAACTATCCCGAACACCGCATCAACATCATCGACACCCCGGGACACGTGGACTTCACCATCGAAGTCGAACGCTCCATGCGCGTGCTCGACGGTGCGTGTATGGTCTACGACTCGGTGGGCGGCGTGCAGCCGCAGTCCGAAACCGTCTGGCGCCAGGTCAACAAATACAAAGTCCCGCGCATCGCGTTCGTCAACAAGATGGACCGTGTCGGCGCGGACTTCTTCCGCGTGCAGCGGCAGATCGGCGAACGCCTGAAGGGCGTCGCGGTGCCCATCCAGATTCCGGTCGGCGCCGAAGACCATTTCCAGGGCGTCATCGACCTGGTCAAGATGCAGGCCATCATCTGGGACGATGCCAGCCAGGGCGTCAAGTTCCAGTACGCCGACATCCCGGCCGAGCTGCGCGAGCAGGCCCAGGAATGGCACGACAAGATGGTCGAGGCCGCCGCCGAGGCCAACGAAACCCTGCTGGACAAGTACCTGGGCGGCGAAACGCTGACCGAAGACGAAATCAAGCAGGGCCTGCGCTCGCGCACCATCGCCAACGAGATCGTCCCCATGCTGTGTGGCAGCGCCTTCAAGAACAAGGGCGTGCAGGCCATGCTGGACGCCGTCATCGATTACCTGCCGTCGCCGGTGGACGTGCCCGCCATCAAGGGCCATGACGATCACGACAAGGAGATCGAGCGCCATCCCGCCGACGATGAAAAGTTCTCGGCGCTGGCCTTCAAGATCATGACCGACCCCTTCGTCGGCCAGCTGGTGTTCTTCCGCGTCTATTCCGGCGTGGTGAATTCCGGCGACACGGTGCTGGTCTCCAGCAAGGGCAAGAAAGAACGCCTGGGTCGCCTGCTGCAGATGCACGCCAACGAGCGCAAGGAAATCAAGGAAGTGCGCGCGGGCGATATCGCGGCCGCGGTGGGCTTGAAGGACGTCACGACCGGCGACACCCTGTGCGATCCGGCGCAGGCCATCGTCCTGGAAAAGATGATCTTCCCCGAGCCGGTGATCTCGCAGGCGGTGGAGCCCAAGACCCAGGCCGACCAGGAAAAGATGGGCGTCGCCCTGAATCGCCTGGCCCAGGAAGACCCGTCGTTCCGCGTCCACACCGACGAGGAATCCGGCCAGACGATCATTTCCGGCATGGGCGAATTGCACCTGGAAATCCTGATCGACCGGATGAAGCGCGAATTCGGTGTCGAAGCCACGGTCGGCAAGCCGCAGGTCGCGTATCGGGAAACCGTGCGCGCGACCGCGACCGATGTCGAAGGCAAGTTCGTCAAGCAGTCGGGCGGTCGCGGCCAGTACGGCCACGCGGTCATCACGCTGGCGCCGAACGAGCCGGGCAAGGGCTATGAATTCGTCGACGCCATCAAGGGCGGCGTCATCCCGCGCGAATACATCCCTGCCGTCGACAAGGGCATCCAGGACACCTTGAAGTCCGGCATCCTGGCGGGCTACCCGGTGGTAGACGTCAAGGTCACGCTGACCTTCGGTTCGTACCACGACGTGGACTCCAACGAAAACGCCTTCCGCATGGCGGGCTCCATGGCCTTCAAGGAAGCCATGCGGCGTGCCAAGCCGGTGCTGCTGGAGCCCATGATGCACGTCGAAGTCGAAACCCCCGAGGACTTCATGGGCAACGTCATGGGCGACCTGTCCTCGCGGCGCGGCATGGTGCAGGGCATGGACGACATCGCGGGCGGGGGCGGCAAGCTGGTGCGGGCCGAAGTCCCGCTTTCCGAGATGTTCGGCTACTCCACGACGCTGCGCTCCCTGAGCCAGGGCCGGGCGACGTACACCATGGAGTTCAAGCATTACGCCGAAGTGCCGCGCCAGATCGCCGAGGAAGTCATGGCGTCCAAGGGTGGCAAGTAA
- a CDS encoding M20 family metallopeptidase, with protein MNARVPDSAHSGPIDPQALQAYVDQKWDHEILPALTDYIAIPAKSPAFDADWEANAYIERVVRDAAQWVEAQKVGGLKLEVVRLPGRTPVIFFDAPATRADNGDTVLLYGHLDKQPEFSGWRAGLGPWTPKYEDGKLYGRGGADDGYAIYASLTAILALDKQGIPRPRCVGIVETCEESGSYDLLPYVDALRERLGNVALVVCLDSGAGNYDQLWMTTSLRGMVSGTLEVQVLDEGVHSGDSSGVVPSSFRILRHLLDRLEDSGTGRLLPQSFHCEIPAERIEQVHATAKILGDEVWRRFPWSCGADGGFVLPMTTEPEEALLNRTWRPTLSVTGADGLPPLSNAGNVLRPRTAFKLSLRLPPLVDAVAAAQELKSLLERDAPYNAKVIFKPSEGQATGWNAPASQPWLSAALDAASQQYYGAPCGYIGQGGTIPLMNTLQQGFPKAQFMVCGVLGPKSNAHGPNEFLHVPYGKKLTAAVAQTIAAMPAA; from the coding sequence ATGAACGCACGAGTCCCCGATTCCGCGCATTCCGGTCCCATCGATCCGCAGGCCCTGCAGGCCTATGTCGACCAGAAATGGGACCACGAAATCCTGCCGGCGCTGACCGACTACATCGCGATCCCCGCCAAGAGTCCCGCGTTCGACGCGGACTGGGAAGCCAATGCCTATATCGAGCGCGTGGTGCGCGATGCCGCGCAGTGGGTGGAGGCGCAGAAGGTTGGCGGCCTGAAGCTGGAGGTCGTGCGCCTGCCCGGCCGCACGCCGGTAATCTTCTTCGACGCGCCCGCGACGCGTGCGGACAACGGCGACACCGTGCTGCTGTACGGCCACCTGGACAAGCAACCCGAATTCTCCGGCTGGCGCGCCGGGCTGGGCCCGTGGACGCCCAAGTATGAAGACGGCAAGCTGTATGGCCGGGGCGGCGCCGATGACGGTTACGCCATCTATGCGTCCCTGACCGCCATCCTGGCGCTGGACAAACAGGGCATTCCGCGGCCGCGCTGCGTCGGCATCGTCGAAACCTGTGAGGAATCCGGCAGCTATGACTTGCTGCCCTATGTGGATGCCTTGCGCGAACGCCTGGGCAATGTCGCGCTGGTGGTCTGCCTGGATTCCGGCGCCGGCAATTACGACCAGTTGTGGATGACGACGTCGCTGCGCGGTATGGTATCGGGCACGCTGGAAGTGCAGGTGCTGGACGAAGGCGTCCATTCCGGCGATTCCAGCGGCGTCGTGCCCTCCAGTTTTCGCATCCTGCGCCATCTGCTGGATCGCCTGGAAGACAGTGGCACCGGCCGCCTGCTGCCGCAGAGCTTCCATTGCGAAATCCCCGCCGAGCGCATCGAGCAGGTCCATGCGACGGCCAAAATATTGGGTGACGAAGTCTGGCGCCGCTTCCCCTGGAGCTGCGGCGCCGACGGCGGCTTCGTGCTGCCGATGACGACCGAGCCGGAAGAAGCCTTGTTGAACCGCACGTGGCGGCCCACCTTGTCGGTCACGGGCGCCGATGGCCTGCCGCCGCTTTCGAACGCGGGCAACGTCCTGCGTCCGCGCACCGCGTTCAAGCTGTCGCTGCGCCTGCCGCCGCTGGTCGACGCGGTCGCCGCTGCCCAGGAGCTGAAATCCCTGCTGGAGCGCGACGCCCCGTACAACGCCAAGGTCATCTTCAAGCCCAGCGAAGGGCAGGCCACAGGATGGAACGCGCCGGCTTCGCAGCCGTGGCTGAGCGCGGCGCTGGACGCGGCGTCCCAACAGTACTACGGCGCACCCTGCGGCTATATCGGCCAGGGCGGCACCATCCCCTTGATGAATACGCTGCAGCAAGGCTTTCCCAAGGCGCAGTTCATGGTCTGCGGCGTGCTCGGCCCCAAGTCGAACGCGCACGGGCCGAATGAATTCCTGCACGTGCCGTATGGCAAGAAGCTGACCGCCGCTGTGGCGCAGACCATCGCGGCCATGCCGGCGGCCTGA